A genomic window from Salvia splendens isolate huo1 chromosome 11, SspV2, whole genome shotgun sequence includes:
- the LOC121754821 gene encoding agamous-like MADS-box protein AGL62, with translation MDKNSYFKKASELSTLCGAECAIVVFSPGNKPHCFGHPSVQAVTNRFLQASGGLPPPPAGVSAAERMIRAHSEAVMYEQNQHLVNTEAEVERMKQRRREIDGLVPMQMGDLNLEQLGLLWNTALMINGEFEAAKQMSGASSSAPPIGG, from the exons atgga CAAGAACAGTTACTTCAAGAAGGCGAGCGAGCTCAGCACGCTGTGCGGCGCCGAGTGCGCCATCGTGGTCTTCTCCCCGGGCAACAAGCCCCACTGCTTCGGCCACCCCAGCGTCCAAGCTGTCACCAACAG GTTCCTCCAAGCTAGCGGCGGATTGCCTCCGCCGCCAGCTGGAGTCAGTGCAGCGGAGAGGATGATCAGGGCCCACAGCGAAGCGGTCATGTACGAGCAGAACCAGCATCTGGTGAACACGGAGGCGGAGGTGGAGCGGATGAAGCAGCGGAGGAGGGAGATCGACGGCCTAGTCCCGATGCAGATGGGCGACCTCAACTTGGAGCAGCTCGGCCTGCTGTGGAATACGGCGTTGATGATCAACGGCGAGTTCGAAGCCGCCAAGCAGATGAGTGGCGCTTCTTCGTCGGCGCCGCCGATTGGGGGATAA
- the LOC121754819 gene encoding secreted RxLR effector protein 161-like encodes MKDLGDASFVLGIQIHRDRSLGVLGLSQKSYIDKVLARFGMKDYRPGDTPVAKGDKFSLNQCPENELERKEMELHPYASAVGSLMYAQVCTRPDIAFIVGMLGRYLSNPGMDHWKAVKRVLRYLQRTKNYMLTYRKSDQLEIIGYSDSDFAGCQDSRRSTSGYVFMLAGWALSWKSVKQH; translated from the coding sequence atgaaagatcttggtgatGCTTCTTTTGTATTAGGAATCCAAATACATCGAGATCGTTCCCTAGGTGTACTTGGATTATCACAAAAGAGCTACATCGATAAAGTGCTGGCAAGATTTGGCATGAAAGATTATAGACCAGGAGATACCCCTGTGGCTAAAGGTGATAAATTCAGTTTAAATCAATGCCCCGAAAATGAGCTTGAAAGAAAGGAAATGGAATTACATCCCTATGCATCGGCTGTGGGAAGTCTTATGTATGCACAAGTATGCACGCGTCCGGATATTGCGTTCATAGTAGGCATGCTAGGCAGATATTTGAGTAATCCCGGTATGGATCATTGGAAAGCAGTCAAACGTGTTTTGCGGTATCTGCAAAGAACAAAGAATTATATGCTCACTTATAGGAAATCGGATCAGCTTGAGATCATTGGGTATTCTGATTCGGATTTCGCGGGATGCCAAGACAGTCGTAGATCCACGTCAGGTTATGTTTTCATGCTAGCCGGATGGGCCTTATCTTGGAAAAGTGTTAAACAACATTGA
- the LOC121754820 gene encoding myocyte-specific enhancer factor 2-like: MNAPDEGNGQAMHPNNGQQRQGNGKGKTVTLNIVKETGIRQITFTKREAGDGNNNYPMHPQGGDEDGDDYMLHHENEQRRKGKGRQKIEMAKIENDTNLQVTFSKRRAGVFKKASELSTLCGAECALVVYSPGDKPHSFGHPSVEVVTTRPPNRSANREVVAVETQVDQAKQRRKELDGLPPVLQLESLNYQQLDQLRNSVLMYKQGVQAQFSGGAGVYGYGGGGAAAGYGQNVQYPPMGYGTAGYNYGAPSAGVVPYNAGIAGAQGGANYGGFPGGVQGEANYGGYPGSSDGNVGGAQGGVNYGGFPGGSGGNVDGGQGGANYGGFPGNYHHHPGY, encoded by the exons ATGAATGCACCTGATGAAGGCAACGGCCAGGCAATGCATCCCAATAACGGGCAACAGAGGCAGGGCAACGGGAAAGGAAAGACAGTAACGCTGAATATCGTGAAGGAGACCGGCATTCGCCAAATCACCTTCACAAAGCGCGAGGCAG GTGACGGCAACAACAACTACCCGATGCATCCCCAAGGCGGCGACGAAGATGGCGACGACTACATGCTGCATCACGAGAACGAGCAGCGGAGGAAGGGCAAGGGGAGGCAGAAGATCGAGATGGCGAAGATCGAGAACGACACCAATCTCCAAGTCACCTTCTCGAAGCGCCGCGCAGGCGTCTTCAAGAAGGCGAGCGAGCTGAGCACGCTGTGCGGCGCCGAGTGCGCCCTCGTGGTCTACTCCCCGGGCGACAAGCCTCACTCCTTCGGCCACCCCAGCGTCGAAGTTGTCACCACCAG GCCGCCGAACAGGAGCGCAAACCGGGAGGTGGTGGCTGTGGAGACGCAGGTGGATCAGGCgaagcagcggaggaaggagcTTGACGGCCTGCCTCCGGTGCTTCAGTTGGAGAGCCTCAACTACCAGCAGCTCGACCAGCTGAGGAACTCGGTGCTTATGTACAAGCAGGGGGTTCAAGCCCAGTTCAGCGGTGGCGCCGGGGTTTATGGctacggaggcggcggcgctgCGGCGGGGTATGGACAGAATGTGCAGTATCCGCCGATGGGGTATGGTACGGCGGGCTACAACTATGGAGCTCCCTCTGCCGGCGTCGTTCCCTACAACGCCGGCATTGCTGGCGCTCAAGGCGGGGCTAATTATGGAGGATTTCCCGGCGGCGTTCAAGGCGAGGCTAATTATGGAGGATATCCCGGCAGCTCTGACGGAAACGTCGGCGGTGCTCAAGGCGGGGTTAATTATGGAGGATTTCCTGGCGGTTCGGGTGGCAACGTCGACGGTGGTCAAGGCGGGGCTAATTATGGAGGATTTCCCGGCAACTACCACCACCACCCTGGGTATTAG